One genomic segment of Hippoglossus hippoglossus isolate fHipHip1 chromosome 22, fHipHip1.pri, whole genome shotgun sequence includes these proteins:
- the noto gene encoding homeobox protein notochord, with product MQVPNRPVGVYGYPLRNYAPASLYPQYQESQRGYSTKPPSGKSFTIEALLAKPVDKTSDRASPTQCGVKYQPATPVLPLTGHVGLPIAPAPYVYSPNMLHSAVHTQPGYSIYCCPPFTYQSTCRGAFYAQASMSKVNGGLHSFKTKGGKSKRMRTSFTSEQLSRLEKEFARQQYMVGSERFLLASALQLTEAQVKVWFQNRRIKWRKQSLEQQQAKLAKLGLAAPPKSPGSQGHGDEGDEEFSDSDVDIDVSDDSTDHC from the exons ATGCAGGTGCCGAACAGACCAGTCGGAGTTTATGGATACCCTCTGCGTAATTACGCACCAGCTTCGCTGTATCCGCAGTACCAGGAGAGCCAGCGCGGGTACTCAACGAAGCCTCCCAGTGGAAAATCTTTCACCATCGAGGCTTTGCTCGCCAAACCAGTGGACAAGACCAGCGACCGGGCGAGTCCTACTCAATGCGGAGTGAAATATCAGCCAGCGACTCCAGTCCTGCCTCTCACAGGACACGTAGGCTTACCCATAGCACCGGCACCTTACGTCTACTCGCCAAACATGTTGCACTCTGCTGTTCACACGCAGCCCGGATATTCAATCTACTGCTGCCCTCCTTTCACCTACCAGTCAACGTGTCGTGGAGCCTTTTACGCACAAG CTTCAATGTCCAAAGTCAACGGCGGGCTGCACTCCTTCAAAACCAAAGGTGGGAAATCGAAGAGGATGCGCACCAGCTTCACCAGCGAGCAGCTGTCCCGGCTGGAGAAGGAGTTCGCACGGCAGCAGTACATGGTGGGATCCGAGAGGTTCCTCCTGGCCTCCGCTCTGCAGCTCACAGAAGCTCAG GTCAAAGTCTGGTTCCAGAACCGACGCATCAAGTGGCGCAAACAGagtctggagcagcagcaggccaAGCTCGCCAAGCTGGGCCTGGCTGCCCCGCCGAAGAGCCCCGGGTCTCAGGGACACGGGGACGAAGGAGACGAGGAGTTCTCCGACTCAGACGTGGACATTGACGTGTCTGATGACTCCACTGATCATTGTTAA